Proteins found in one Triticum aestivum cultivar Chinese Spring chromosome 4D, IWGSC CS RefSeq v2.1, whole genome shotgun sequence genomic segment:
- the LOC123096841 gene encoding transmembrane protein 205, whose protein sequence is MGWAARFLTAVSFLAAGVLFAPDALFGGAPGRPAAGVAAARLAHVLCFATAWGAALWVTFIGGIVMFKHLPRHQFGSLQGKMFPAYFMLISVCSAISVAAFAYLNPWKTASTIERYQLGFLLAALGFDLSNLLVFTPMTIEMMMKRHKIEKDLGIGGEVGRSRNAELAKTNPALAAMNKKFGMIHGLSSLANIMAFGSLAMHSWYLASKLEL, encoded by the exons ATGGGGTGGGCCGCGCGGTTCCTGACTGCGGTCTCATTCCTCGCCGCGGGCGTCCTCTTCGCGCCGGACGCGCTCTTCGGCGGGGCCCCCGGCCGCCCAGCCGCGGGCGTCGCGGCGGCGAGGCTGGCCCATGTACTCTGCTTCGCCACCGCATGGGGAGCCGCGCTCTGGGTCACCTTCATCGGCGGCATCGTCATGTTCAA GCATTTGCCAAGACACCAGTTCGGGAGTCTGCAAGGGAAGATGTTCCCAGCATACTTCATGTTGATATCGGTGTGTTCAGCTATATCGGTTGCAGCATTTGCATACCTCAACCCATGGAAGACAGCATCAACTATTGAGCGTTACCAGCTTGGTTTCCTTCTTGCTGCCCTCGGTTTTGACCTGTCCAATCTTCTGGTCTTCACCCCCATGACTATCGAG atgatgatgaagaggcaCAAGATCGAGAAGGATCTTGGCATCGGTGGTGAGGTGGGACGGTCAAGGAATGCCGAGTTAGCAAAGACAAACCCTGCACTCGCAGCGATGAACAAGAAGTTTGGGATGATCCACGGGCTGTCGTCCCTGGCAAACATCATGGCATTCGGCAGCCTGGCCATGCACTCATGGTACCTAGCGAGCAAGCTCGAGTTGTGA